One part of the Haliaeetus albicilla chromosome 9, bHalAlb1.1, whole genome shotgun sequence genome encodes these proteins:
- the RABEP1 gene encoding rab GTPase-binding effector protein 1 translates to MAQPGPSPPTDVALLQRVAELEKVNAEFLRTKQQLEQEFNQKRAKFKELYLAKEEDLKRQNAVLQAAQDDLGQLRTQLMEAHAEMENIKAIATVSENTKQEAIDEVKRQWQEEVASLQAIMKETVRDYELQYHHRLEQERAQWNQYRENVEREIAELRRRLSEGQEEENLENEMKKAQEDAEKLRSVVMPMEKEIAALKEKLTGAEEKIKELEASKVKELNHYLEAEKSCRTDLEMYVAVLNTQKSVLQEDAEKLRKELHEVCHLLEQERQQHNQLKHTWQKANDQFLESQRLLMRDMQRMEIVLTSEQLRQVEELKKKDQEEDDQQRLSKRKEQKQKDSDDETKASCSLAHEEALTQLSNEEEHVNSTHGSVHSLDADLLLSSGESFNKSDNDMFKDGLRRAQSTDSLGTSGSLQSKALGYNNKAKSAGNLDESDFGPLVGADSVSENFDTASLGSLQMPSGFMLTKDQEKAIKAMTPEQEETASLLSSVTQGVESAYVSPSGYRLVSETEWNLLQKEVQNAGNKLGRRCDMCSNYEKQLQGIQIQEAETRDQVKKLQVMLRQANDQLEKTTKDKQELEDYMKQSAEDSSNQISLLMAKCQKSENFLSELQQAFSQAKRSVQEQMAVLTQSREQVSEELVRLQKDNESLQGKHSLHVSLQQAEDFILPEAAEELRELILKYREDIISVRTAADHLEEKLKAEILFLKEQIQAEQYLKENIEETLQLEIENCKEEIASISSLKAELERIKVEKEQLESSSQENLQQLESLKETKNTLEEQLKKETAAKANLEQLVFEEKNKAQRLQTELDVSEQVQRDFVKLSQTLQVQLERIRQADSLERIRAILNDTKLTDINQLPET, encoded by the exons ttgctCTTCTACAGCGAGTAGCAGAATTGGAAAAGGTCAATGCAGAATTTCTGCGCACAAAGCAGCAACTTGAGCAAGAATTTAATCAAAAGAGAGCAAAATTTAAGGAGTTATACTTGGCTAAGGAAG AGGAcctgaaaagacaaaatgcagTGCTCCAAGCAGCCCAAGATGATCTGGGACAACTGCGGACCCAGCTGATGGAAGCCCATGCTGAAATGGAGAACATCAAAGCTATAGCTACTGTATCTGAGAATACAAAGCAGGAAGCTATCGATGAGGTGAAGAGACAGTGGCAAGAAGAAGTAGCTTCACTACAAGCTATTATGAAAG AGACTGTTCGTGACTATGAGCTCCAGTATCATCACAGGTTGGAGCAAGAGCGAGCTCAGTGGAATCAATATCGAGAAAATGTGGAACGTGAAATAGCTGAGTTAAGGCGGCGATTGTCTGAAGgtcaagaggaagaaaacctagaaaatgaaatgaaaaag GCCCAGGAAGATGCTGAGAAGCTGCGTTCGGTTGTGATGCCTATGGAGAAAGAGATTGCAGCACTAAAGGAGAAATTGacaggagctgaagaaaaaataaaagagttaGAAGCATCAAAG GTTAAAGAACTGAACCATTATTTGGAAGCTGAGAAGTCATGTAGGACAGACTTAGAGATGTATGTGGCTGTTCTCAACACACAAAAGTCAGTCCTGCAAGAAGATGCAGAGAAGTTGCGGAAAGAACTGCATGAAG TCTGCCATCTCTTAGAGCAAGAGCGACAACAGCACAACCAGTTGAAACACACATGGCAAAAAGCCAACGACCAGTTCTTGGAGTCTCAGCGTTTGCTGATGAGGGACATGCAACGTATGGAAATTGTTCTGACCTCTGAGCAGCTCCGACAAGttgaagaactgaaaaaaaaggatcag GAAGAAGATGATCAGCAAAGGCTTAGCAAGAGAAAGGAGCAGAAGCAAAAAGATTCAGATGATGAAACGAAAGCTTCATGTTCTCTAGCCCATGAGGAAGCCCTTACCCAGCTCTCTAATGAAGAG gAGCATGTCAATAGCACCCATGGCTCAGTCCATTCATTGGATGCAgacttgcttctttcttctggCGAATCTTTCAATAAATCAGATAACGATATGTTTAAAGATGGACTACGGAGAGCACAGTCAACAGACAGTCTGGGGACATCTGGATCTTTGCAGTCCAAAGCTTTAGGGtacaacaacaaagcaaaatctGCTGGGAATCTGGATGAGTCAGATTTTGGACCACTTGTTGGAGCAGATTCAGTGTCTGAGAACTTTGATACAGCTTCTCTTGGGTCTCTGCAAATGCCAAGTGGGTTCATGTTAACCAAAGATCAGGAAAAAGCAATCAAAGCAATGACGCCAGAGCAAGAAGAGACTGCTTCACTTCTTTCCAGCGTTACACAAGGCGTAGAAAGTGCTTATGTATCTCCTAGCGGTTACCGCTTGGTTAGTGAGACAGAGTGGAACCTACTGCAGAAGGAG GTGCAGAATGCAGGGAACAAGCTGGGTAGACGCTGTGACATGTGCTCGAATTATGAGAAGCAGTTGCAAGGTATCCAGATTCAGGAGGCTGAGACAAGAGACCAG GTGAAAAAGCTGCAGGTGATGCTGAGGCAGGCTAATGATCAGCTGGAAAAGACAACAAAAGATAAACAGGAATTGGAGGATTACATGAAACAAAGTGCTGAAGACTCCTCTAATCAG atctcTTTGCTTATGGCTAAATGTCAAAAGTCAGAGAACTTCCTCAGTGAACTGCAGCAGGCGTTTTCACAAGCAAAGAGAAGCGTCCAGGAGCAAATG GCTGTCCTCACACAGTCAAGGGAGCAGGTTTCAGAAGAGTTGGTGAGACTGCAAAAAGATAATGAAAGTCTTCAAGGAAAACACAGCTTGCATGTGTCTTTGCAGCAAGCCGAAGATTTCATTCtaccagaagcagcagag GAGCTCCGtgagctgattttaaaatatcGTGAAGACATAATTAGTGTGCGGACAGCGGCGGATCACCTTGAGGAGAAACTTAAGGCGgagattttattcttaaaagaaCAGATTCAAGCTGaacaatatttgaaagaaaatatagaaGAAACTCTACAGCTGGAAATAGAGAATTGCAAAGAGGAAATAG CTTCCATTTCCAGTTTAAAAGCTGAACTGGAAAGAATAAAAGTGGAAAAGGAACAG TTGGAAAGTTCTTCGCAGGAAAacctccagcagctggagagtctgaaggaaacaaaaaacacTCTAGAAGAACAGCTGAAGAAGGAGACCGCAGCAAAG GCAAACCTTGAACAGCTGGTATTTGAAGAGAAGAATAAAGCTCAGCGGTTGCAGACTGAATTAGATGTCAGTGAGCAAGTGCAGAGAGATTTTGTAAAGCTTTCTCAGACACTTCAG GTGCAGCTGGAGCGGATCCGGCAGGCAGATTCCCTGGAGAGAATCCGTGCAATCCTGAATGACACAAAACTGACGGACATTAATCAGCTTCCTGAAACATGA